A genomic region of Gossypium hirsutum isolate 1008001.06 chromosome D01, Gossypium_hirsutum_v2.1, whole genome shotgun sequence contains the following coding sequences:
- the LOC121203027 gene encoding auxin-responsive protein SAUR71 — translation MKQLIRRLSRVADASSQYSLLRSDTASTRHRITRRAESFRIAVASLKKPARRSVPEGHVPVYVGEEMERFLVNAELLNHPVFVSLLNKSAQEYGYDQKGVLHIPCHVLVFERVMEALRLGADLRGLQDLLRSFSDDCFLDL, via the coding sequence ATGAAGCAGCTCATCCGCCGTCTCTCCCGCGTCGCCGATGCTTCCTCCCAGTATAGCCTTCTCCGTTCCGACACCGCCTCCACGCGCCATCGCATCACGCGTCGGGCTGAATCTTTCCGTATCGCGGTCGCTTCCTTGAAAAAGCCGGCGCGCCGTTCTGTCCCCGAAGGTCACGTGCCGGTCTACGTGGGGGAAGAGATGGAGCGGTTCCTGGTGAACGCAGAGTTGCTGAACCACCCGGTTTTTGTTAGCTTGCTTAATAAATCGGCTCAGGAGTACGGGTATGACCAAAAAGGGGTACTTCATATTCCATGTCACGTTCTGGTTTTTGAACGGGTTATGGAAGCGTTGAGACTGGGGGCTGACCTACGTGGCCTCCAGGACCTCCTTCGTTCTTTCTCCGACGACTGTTTTCTCGATTTATAA